One genomic window of Chloroflexota bacterium includes the following:
- a CDS encoding DegV family protein, translating to MAVKIVTDSVADLPYEVVKELGITVIPIALRFGEKVYRDNIDLTAEQFYEKLKHSKVLPVTSVPTPATFAQAYDKLAEQTDEILAIMISSRLSGTYEVASQSVGLMKTKCRVQVIDSRWGAMTEGFIVMKAARAAQSGASLDEVIDVTQKTIPRVDLLCTFDTLEYLRRGGRIGNGQAFLGSLLRVNPLLTLRDGVAEPVGRTRSRSKAVERLYSFAMSYSYIEEMAVEDAACPDEAEALVKHLGAKFPKERIYRSKVTPAIGTHTGPGVLMVAVLGDKK from the coding sequence ATGGCAGTCAAAATTGTAACCGATAGCGTTGCTGATTTGCCGTATGAGGTGGTCAAGGAGCTCGGCATTACAGTAATACCCATAGCTCTTCGCTTTGGAGAAAAGGTCTACCGCGATAATATTGACCTGACTGCTGAGCAGTTCTACGAGAAGCTGAAGCACAGCAAGGTACTACCGGTTACATCAGTTCCCACGCCTGCGACCTTTGCTCAGGCATATGATAAGCTGGCTGAACAGACGGACGAAATTCTTGCCATCATGATTAGTTCTAGGCTTAGTGGCACCTATGAAGTGGCGTCACAAAGTGTAGGGTTAATGAAGACCAAATGCCGCGTCCAAGTAATTGATTCAAGATGGGGCGCTATGACAGAGGGATTCATAGTCATGAAAGCAGCCAGGGCGGCTCAGTCTGGGGCTAGCCTTGACGAAGTGATAGACGTAACCCAGAAGACTATTCCTCGTGTAGACTTGCTATGCACCTTTGATACTTTGGAGTATCTCAGGAGAGGGGGACGCATCGGCAACGGTCAGGCTTTTCTGGGATCGCTGCTCAGAGTGAATCCTCTTCTGACTCTAAGAGATGGTGTGGCTGAGCCCGTGGGCAGAACACGCTCTCGATCTAAGGCAGTAGAGCGTCTATACAGCTTTGCTATGAGTTATTCCTATATCGAGGAGATGGCGGTAGAGGATGCAGCATGCCCTGACGAAGCAGAGGCCCTAGTCAAGCACCTTGGCGCCAAGTTTCCCAAAGAGCGTATCTATCGCTCAAAGGTGACTCCGGCTATCGGTACACATACCGGTCCTGGCGTCTTGATGGTAGCTGTATTGGGTGATAAGAAGTAG